A stretch of DNA from Streptomyces gobiensis:
TGCTTGATGACGGTGAGCAGCGAGGCGACGCAGTCGGCGGCGGTTTGCAGATGGGCCATGGCTCCGTTAAGGCCGGTGCAGGTGGCGGAGTGGACGTGCTGGGCGCTGAGGATGCGGTCCTCCCATTGCGCCCGTTCGCGGGAGCCGTACGGTGCCCGGTCGCGGTAGAGGCGGGCGATGCCCAGTAGCGCGGCCAGATGCTGGTGCAGCCAAGCGACGTAGACCCGGAGCGGCTGAGCGCTGCGATCCTGGTTCTGTGCCAGAGCGCAGGCGCCCTGGATGCGCAAGGTCAACGGAAGCGAAGGCGACGCATGTCACCGGTACCAAGCAGCCCCACCGTGCACCGTCACCAGCTCAGTGCCAAGCTGCAACAGCTGCGCAAGGCTACCGACCTGGAAATCGAGCAGGTCACCAAGGAACTGCGCTGCTCGCAAACCCGAGTGAACCGGATCGAGACGGGCAAGGGACGCGCAGCCGCCAAGCCGGGTGATATGAACAAGCTATGCACGCTGTAAAGCGTCACCGACGAGAAGAAGATCCAAATGCTCCTCTGCATCCTCACCAACTCCCAGAAACGGGGCTGGTGGGAGTCATAGGAGGATGTGCTGCCGTCCGGGTTGGAGGTCTACGTCGGGCTCCAATCCGACGCCCGCGCAGAGAGGGCCTGGGAGCCGCTGCTCGTCCACGGACTGCTGCAGACCCCGCAGTACGCGCGGGCTGTCCTCGAATCCTGGCCGTCCAACCGGCCACACGACATCGACGTCCTGGTCCAAGTCCGCACCGAGCGGCAGAAGCTGCTGGCCCGCGAAGGAGAGCCGCTGGAATTCTGGGCGGTCCTGGACGAGGCAGCCATCCGCCGCCCCCTCGGCGGCCCGGACGTTATGCGCGCCCAGCTGCAGCACCTGGCCGAGACCTCCAGGCTGCCGAACGTCACCCTCCAGGTCATCCCTGAGCACAAAGGAGGCCACCCAGGCATGGGCGGCACCTTCTCACTGCTGGAGTTCGAGGAAGATGACCCCGTCATCTACGTCGACTCCCCCGCAGGCAACCTCTACCTGAAGAAAAAGCCAGACGTACGCCGCTTCACGAGCACATTCGACCTGCTAAGGGCTATCGCCCTCGCCCCCGATGAATCAACAGCGCTACTCCACCGCGCCGCAGAGGAGATGCAATGACCAACGCCACCAGCCACCCCGAACACACCGACCTGAGCAATGCAGCATGGTTCAAGGCCTCGGCCAGCTCCGGCAGCGGCGGCTGCATCGAAGTCGCCTTCCCCGACAACGACCGCGTGACCATACGCGACAACGACGACCCAAACAACCCACCCTTCGTCGTCACACGACACGTCTTCAACTGCTGGGTCGATGGTGCCAAGAATGGCGAGTTCGACGCTCCTGCCTAATGCGAATCCCCTACTTGACTCAGCGAATGCCCTGACCCGGCCAGCCTCGCCCGGTGTGCAAACGGGCAAACCGAGGGATACCACAAGCCGAACGCACGGCCCGACTGCCACCAGCAATGCGGCGGCCGGACCGTACGCATACCGACAGGCCCCCTGCTGTGAATGGTCACGTAATTCCCAGGTTGCTGGCCTGAGGGTTCTAGTCGGGCGCCTTCGCGTAGGTGAGGACGAGGTTGCCCTGCTCGAACACTCGGCTGTCGGTGAGGGTGAAGAGACGCGGTGAGAAGTCGGCGCGGAAGAGGGGGACGCCGGAGCCGGCCACGACCGGGTATTGCTTGACGATCAACTCGTCGATCTCTGGAAGCAACTGCCCGGCCAGGTCGGCGCCGCCGCACAGCCAGATGCCCAGGCCCTCCTCCTGCTTGAGCCTGCGGACCAGTGCGATCGGGTCTTCGGTGGTGACCTCGACGGACGAGTCCGCACTGGCGGTGAGGGAACGGGAGAGGACGATCTGCCGCAGATGGGCGTAGGGGCTGGTGAGGCCGACCGCCAGGCCCGGGTCGTAGGTGCCGCGCCCCATGACCACGGTGTCGAAGCGAGTGTTGGGCGCATCTGCGCTGCCAAGGGCCGCGCGTTGGGCAGTGGGGAGGGTCTCCGGGTACTCGGTGATGAGATGCGGGAGGTAGTCCTGCGTGACATGCGGGGAGAAGAAGTCGAAGCCGCCGTCGGGTGCGGCGATGAAACCGTCGATAGTGCTGCCGATGAAGTAAGTGAGCTTGCGCATCTATACCCCCGGTGTCGGGTGACGTTGTCGCGTGAAGGCCGACCACCTTCAACCACTCCAGGCATAGTACTCTACGTGTAGTGGATGTAAGAAATTTACTGATGGAGGATCAGCCCCGTGGTCCACAACCCCGCCCGCCGCACCGCGCTCACCGACGCCGCCATCGATGTCCTGGCCCGCGAGGGCGCCCGAGGCCTCACCTTCCGCGCGGTCGACATCCAGGCCGGTGTCCCGGCCGGCACCGCGTCCAACTACTTCACCAACCGGGACGATCTGCTTCACCAGACCGCCCGCCACATCCACCACCGCCTCACCCCGGATCCGGCCGTGCTCACCGACCTGCTGCGCGCTCCGCGCGACCGCGCCCTGGTCACCGCCTTGATGCACGACCTGATGCGCCGGATCGCCGACGACCGGGCCGGCTACCTGGCGATGCTGGAACTGCGCCTGGAGGCCACCCGCCGCCCCGAACTGCGCGCCGAACTCACCGGCACGATCCGCGACGACCTGGAAGCCAACATCACCTACCACCTCGACGAGGGCCTCCCCGGAGACCGTGAGACGGTGGTGCTCCTCTACCTCACCATGACCGGCCTGATCCTCGAACACCTCACGCTCCCCCATGTGCTGGGATCCGAAGTGCCCGGCGCGCTGATCAACACCATCGTCGAGCGAATCATCCCGTCCCCCTGACGGTACCGACCGCACATGGCTGATCAGGGCGTGGCCTTGTCGGCGGGGTTCTTGGGCCGCTTGTCGGGCCGGTAGCCGCCGGCCGTTCACGATGACCTGATGGCTGGTGTTCACCAGCCAGCCCAGGAGAGACTCAGCGACCACGGGGTTGGGGAAGAGCGGATGCCAGTCGCTGGACGCCCGGTTGCTGGCGATGATCAGGGGGAGGGCCCTGCCGCTCGCTGACCAGCTCGTAGAGGTCGTCGGCCTGGGGTG
This window harbors:
- a CDS encoding helix-turn-helix domain-containing protein yields the protein MSPVPSSPTVHRHQLSAKLQQLRKATDLEIEQVTKELRCSQTRVNRIETGKGRAAAKPGDMNKLCTL
- a CDS encoding DUF5753 domain-containing protein, with translation MLPSGLEVYVGLQSDARAERAWEPLLVHGLLQTPQYARAVLESWPSNRPHDIDVLVQVRTERQKLLAREGEPLEFWAVLDEAAIRRPLGGPDVMRAQLQHLAETSRLPNVTLQVIPEHKGGHPGMGGTFSLLEFEEDDPVIYVDSPAGNLYLKKKPDVRRFTSTFDLLRAIALAPDESTALLHRAAEEMQ
- a CDS encoding DUF397 domain-containing protein; protein product: MTNATSHPEHTDLSNAAWFKASASSGSGGCIEVAFPDNDRVTIRDNDDPNNPPFVVTRHVFNCWVDGAKNGEFDAPA
- a CDS encoding dihydrofolate reductase family protein, whose translation is MRKLTYFIGSTIDGFIAAPDGGFDFFSPHVTQDYLPHLITEYPETLPTAQRAALGSADAPNTRFDTVVMGRGTYDPGLAVGLTSPYAHLRQIVLSRSLTASADSSVEVTTEDPIALVRRLKQEEGLGIWLCGGADLAGQLLPEIDELIVKQYPVVAGSGVPLFRADFSPRLFTLTDSRVFEQGNLVLTYAKAPD
- a CDS encoding TetR/AcrR family transcriptional regulator, whose product is MVHNPARRTALTDAAIDVLAREGARGLTFRAVDIQAGVPAGTASNYFTNRDDLLHQTARHIHHRLTPDPAVLTDLLRAPRDRALVTALMHDLMRRIADDRAGYLAMLELRLEATRRPELRAELTGTIRDDLEANITYHLDEGLPGDRETVVLLYLTMTGLILEHLTLPHVLGSEVPGALINTIVERIIPSP